From Streptomyces durmitorensis, a single genomic window includes:
- a CDS encoding LysR family transcriptional regulator has translation MDIALYQVRTFLEVVRTGSITQAGRNLGYSQSTAAAHIRALESQVGTSLFQRLYHGVRPTPDGETFHGYAVRLLGLVDELSTSLANGREISGRVSVGASPLSVDQELTRLVWESGYRYPKLELAPAGMDSYRITEEVSAGRLDMGIILSPPDRRTDVPAGLHIEDLRSVDLVAVAGRELLGLLDGSAKEQHRRIRHITTRLLYVDSDVSALERFRESIEGTYKLRTEFMSMASVQGAIELLRNGPCIAVLPRESAHREIETGEVGVLGGVPGERHAVRMIWNEQTWLPPVLAATLELARRIYSPAVTPT, from the coding sequence ATGGATATTGCGCTGTACCAGGTGAGAACCTTCTTGGAAGTGGTGCGCACCGGCAGCATCACGCAGGCCGGACGCAATCTGGGATACTCGCAGTCGACCGCGGCAGCCCATATACGCGCGCTGGAATCGCAGGTCGGCACCTCGCTGTTCCAGCGTCTCTACCACGGAGTTCGGCCCACGCCGGACGGCGAGACCTTCCACGGTTACGCCGTGCGACTGCTCGGCCTGGTGGACGAGTTGTCCACTTCCCTGGCCAACGGTCGCGAGATCAGCGGACGGGTGTCCGTGGGGGCTTCGCCTCTCTCCGTGGACCAGGAACTGACCCGACTCGTCTGGGAGTCCGGATACCGCTATCCCAAGCTGGAACTCGCTCCGGCAGGAATGGACTCCTATCGCATCACCGAAGAGGTGTCCGCCGGACGTCTCGACATGGGAATCATCCTTTCGCCGCCGGACCGCAGGACGGATGTACCGGCCGGTCTGCACATCGAGGATCTGCGCTCCGTCGATCTGGTGGCGGTGGCCGGACGTGAACTCCTCGGTTTGCTCGATGGATCAGCCAAAGAGCAGCACAGAAGGATCCGCCACATCACCACGCGCCTGTTGTACGTGGATTCCGATGTCAGCGCTCTCGAAAGATTCCGGGAATCCATCGAGGGTACTTACAAGCTGCGTACGGAGTTCATGTCGATGGCTTCCGTGCAGGGCGCGATCGAACTCCTCCGCAACGGCCCGTGCATCGCGGTGCTGCCGCGTGAGTCGGCTCACCGGGAGATCGAAACCGGAGAAGTGGGCGTGCTGGGGGGTGTGCCCGGCGAACGTCATGCCGTGCGGATGATCTGGAACGAGCAGACCTGGCTGCCGCCGGTGCTCGCGGCCACGCTTGAGCTGGCACGGCGCATCTACTCGCCTGCCGTCACCCCTACCTGA
- a CDS encoding HPP family protein, with product MTTETPPVTESQDAVAAARADRPLIKSLTSKAPPRAAWKAMIPATVCAVAALLALVGLGALMHQMLLVPPLAASAALIFGAPALPLSQPRSVVGGQLLSAATGFVVLAVAGSSTVAAAVAGGLALGVMMVARTPHSPAAATAVIVVLTEPAASAFLPLLALAAVILVVVGMVAGLNKVTPSYPSYWW from the coding sequence ATGACAACAGAGACCCCGCCCGTAACCGAGTCGCAGGACGCCGTCGCGGCCGCGCGAGCAGACCGTCCGCTGATCAAGAGCCTGACCAGCAAGGCGCCACCGAGAGCGGCGTGGAAGGCGATGATCCCCGCCACGGTCTGCGCCGTGGCCGCCCTGCTGGCCCTGGTGGGTCTGGGCGCCCTGATGCATCAGATGCTTCTGGTGCCGCCGCTGGCCGCGAGTGCCGCGCTGATCTTCGGCGCTCCGGCGCTTCCGCTGTCCCAGCCGCGCAGTGTCGTCGGCGGGCAACTGCTCTCCGCCGCCACCGGGTTCGTCGTGCTGGCCGTGGCCGGCAGCTCGACCGTCGCCGCCGCGGTGGCCGGGGGACTCGCACTCGGCGTGATGATGGTGGCGCGTACCCCGCATTCACCGGCCGCGGCCACCGCGGTGATCGTCGTTCTGACCGAGCCGGCGGCGTCGGCCTTCCTGCCGCTGCTTGCCCTGGCCGCCGTCATTCTTGTCGTGGTCGGCATGGTGGCCGGCCTGAACAAGGTCACCCCGTCCTACCCGTCCTATTGGTGGTAG
- a CDS encoding flavin reductase family protein encodes MSEPSTLTGNRLPPGLLDDSVPTVTAGAYRSAVARLPTGVTVITARGPNGPVGCTANAVMSLSLEPPSLLVSLGSRSGTLARILDSGSFAVNVLSWSDRALTRKFATGTAEERFAGVGWDLMHQVPVLSRSAAALVCQVHETVPLFDHTLVVGTVSWAQAGEAHPAVYYGNELRALEG; translated from the coding sequence ATGTCTGAGCCCTCGACGTTGACCGGCAACCGCCTGCCGCCAGGGCTCCTGGACGACTCCGTGCCGACGGTCACCGCGGGCGCCTACCGGAGTGCCGTCGCGCGGCTGCCCACCGGCGTCACCGTCATCACCGCGCGCGGGCCCAACGGCCCGGTGGGCTGCACCGCCAACGCGGTCATGTCGCTCTCCCTGGAGCCGCCGAGCCTCCTTGTCTCCCTGGGCAGCCGGAGCGGCACCCTCGCGCGGATCCTCGACTCGGGCTCCTTCGCCGTGAACGTGCTGAGCTGGTCCGACCGCGCGCTCACCCGCAAGTTCGCCACCGGCACGGCCGAGGAGCGGTTCGCCGGGGTCGGGTGGGACCTCATGCACCAGGTCCCGGTCCTCAGCCGCTCCGCCGCGGCGTTGGTGTGCCAGGTGCACGAAACGGTGCCGCTGTTCGACCATACCCTCGTGGTCGGCACGGTCTCCTGGGCGCAGGCGGGCGAGGCGCACCCGGCCGTGTACTACGGCAACGAGCTGCGCGCCCTGGAGGGTTGA